In Macrobrachium nipponense isolate FS-2020 chromosome 36, ASM1510439v2, whole genome shotgun sequence, a genomic segment contains:
- the LOC135203424 gene encoding proteoglycan 4-like, with protein sequence MGRMEDAKTVRPTTTTTTKTYREIIVTTNNPTTTQQPKKKVSPSRSNYNSDGYYSITSPITNKSWVPLQHTITNNHKRAGYLSNTPSPTTTKELGTSPTRHHQQPQKSWVPLQHAITNNHKRAGYLSYTPSPTTTKELGTSPTRHHQRPQKGVQGTSPNAITNNRKKSWVPLLHAITKQPQRAGVTSPTRHQTNNQKQRSLVDLPPNNPSPTTQKTEVPLPTRHSQPKNPKKSWVPLPTRHHQQPQKSWVPPPNNAIHLTNKQKSWYAPTRPSTNQQQKSWVPLLKHAITTKPQKSWVPLQHAITNNRKRAGYLSYTPSPTTAKELGTSPTRHHQQQQKSWVPLLHAITNNHKRAGTILHAITNNRKRAGYHLKRLHHNKQKKLGTSQHASPTTAKELGTSPNSHHNAKELVTSPNASPTNRKRAGYLLQHAITNNHKRSWVPLLHAIHQQTAKKVGTSPTKGHTTTAKELGLPPTNTPSPTNHKRDGLPSPNASPTTQKSLGTSPTNANSPNKTQKARVPLSNTAIDQQTTKRAGYLLHGHHQQTSQKRGTLQTRHHQQPQKSRYLSQHAITKTTAKELRLLPTRRSPTTGKRAAGTSPNTPPPTNSKRAGYLSNTPSPTTAKELGTSPTRHHQQQQKRAWVTSPTKHSTNNPTKSRVSLQHSSPNNRN encoded by the exons atgggtcgaATGGAAGATGCAAAGACcgttag accaacaacaacaacaacaacaaaaacctacAGAGAGATCATTGTAACAACAAACAAcccaaccacaactcaacaaccgAAAAAGAAGGTATCTCCCTCCCGAAGCAACTACAACAGCGATGGATATTATTCCATCACGTCCCCAATAACCAACAAAAGCTGGGTACCTCTCCAACACACCATCACCAACAACCACAAAAGAGCTGGGTACCTCTCCAACACACCATCACCAACAACCACAAAAGAGCTGGGTACCTCTCCTACACGCCATCACCAACAACCGCAAAAGAGCTGGGTACCTCTCCAACACGCCATCACCAACAACCACAAAAGAGCTGGGTACCTCTCCTACACGCCATCACCAACAACCACAAAAGAGCTGGGTACCTCTCCAACACGCCATCACCAACGACCACAAAAGGGAGTGCAGGGTACCTCTCCTAACGCCATCACCAACAACCGCAAAAAGAGCTGGGTACCTCTCCTACACGCCATCACCAAACAACCGCAAAGAGCTGGGGTTACCTCTCCAACACGCCAccaaacaaacaaccaaaaacaaagAAGCCTGGTGGACCTCCCTCCTAACAACCCATCACCAACAACGCAAAAGACTGAGGTACCTCTCCCAACACGCCATTCCCAaccaaaaaacccaaaaaagaGTTGGGTACCTCTCCCTACACGCCATCACCAACAACCGCAAAAGAGCTGGGTACCTCCTCCCAACAACGCCATCCACCTAACCAACAAGCAAAAGAGCTGGTACGCTCCAACACGGCCATCCACCAACCAACAGCAAAAGAGCTGGGTACCTCTCCTAAAACACGCCATCACAACAAAACCGCAAAAGAGCTGGGTACCTCTCCAACACGCCATCACCAACAACCGCAAAAGAGCTGGGTACCTCTCCTACACGCCATCACCAACAACCGCAAAAGAGCTGGGTACCTCTCCAACACGCCATCACCAACAACAGCAAAAGAGCTGGGTACCTCTCCTACACGCCATCACCAACAACCACAAAAGAGCTGGGACTATCCTACACGCCATCACCAACAACCGCAAAAGAGCTGGGTACCACCTCAAACGGCTCCACCACAACAAGCAAAAAAAGCTGGGTACCTCTCAACACGCATCACCAACAACCGCAAAAGAGCTGGGTACCTCTCCTAACAGCCACCACAACGCAAAAGAGCTTGTAACCTCTCCTAACGCATCACCAACAAACCGCAAAAGAGCTGGGTACCTTCTCCAACACGCCATCACCAACAACCACAAAAGAAGCTGGGTACCTCTCCTACACGCCATCCACCAACAAACCGCAAAGAAGGTGGGTACCTCGCCTACAAAGGGCCATACAACAACCGCAAAAGAGCTGGGCCTACCTCCAACCAACACGCCATCACCAACAAACCACAAAAGAGATGGGCTACCTTCTCCAAACGCATCACCAACAACACAAAAGAGCCTGGGTACCTCTCCTACCAACGCAAATTCACCAAACAAAACGCAAAAGGCTCGGGTACCCCTCTCCAACACGGCCATCGACCAACAAACCACCAAAAGAGCTGGGTACCTTCTACACGGCCATCACCAACAAACCAGCCAAAAGAGGGGTACGCTCCAAACACGCCATCACCAACAACCACAAAAGAGTCGGTACCTCTCCCAACACGCCATCACCAAAACAACCGCAAAAGAGCTCCGGTTACTTCCTACACGCCGATCACCAACAACAGGCAAAAGAGCTGCGGGTACCTCTCCCAACACGCCACCACCAACAAACAGCAAAAGAGCTGGGTACCTCTCCAACACGCCATCACCAACAACAGCAAAAGAGCTGGGTACCTCTCCAACACGCCATcaccaacaacagcaaaaaaGAGCTTGGGTAACCTCTCCAACAAAACACAGTACCAACAACCCAACAAAGAGCCGGGTTTCTCTTCAACACTCCAGCCCCAACAACCGTAACTGA